AGGCCAACTTGGCGACAGGTGCAGGGCCCATCCCAAAAAACTCCAACAATCATGACGTCATGGTCATCATAGACATAGGATACACGCAGAGAAAATGTGTTTATATATGATATTTGCAAATAATATGAaagtgaaatatttaatttttacgCACCTAAAATtgattattactattatttttaaacatcATAATGACTTTCTATTTATAAGCTAGTACATTTTactctaaaaatagaatttcttTTTAGTAAAATCTATAAAATGTTAACATTTTCTGTAAGTGCAAAattatgcatattttattGTGCGGCCAAATTAAATGGGCATTCAGATATGAATTAAGTTTAATCAATGCAAATGATTTGCACTAATTTAGCAACAAGTTTTCGGTGTCAGTTTTCTTAACTTCCTAGTTTGCCCGGCACAGTGTTCCCTCGTTAACAGGTCCCTCATAATGAGCTAGGGAAATGTTTGTTAACTCGAACTCGAAGGGGAGATCGCAATTAACAACTTATTACTGCCCAACTTAACTCGTTTGCTAATTGTAAAGAGCATTTCGGTCTGCGCCTTCATTTTGCAGCTGGAAATCGCCGTTCAAGGACCAAAATGTATCTGCTATCTTGGATCCAAAGATCTCGAGAAAAAGTGATTCATTGGCGCTGGGTTACAAGTTGATTGGAATTTCTTAGAACCATTTCGCGTTGTTTTGTTCTGTTTCGGATCTCTGATTCATCTGATTCATCATGCAGCAAAATATTAGCGTATTGAGCAAATGTAGATATCATTCGGATATTTACAATTCCATAGAAATACGCCTGATAAGAACGGATTTAGTCGTTTTAGGCCTAAGTTCAAGTTGTAACGCAGCTTATATGAATGATGAATGAATATGAATGGGAAAATGTATTGTAGTAAATGAATCATGGCCATTATCGGATCCATTTAGCCGGTTGCCGGCCCAGCAGCACATCATCGAATCGGTCAAGTTAGTTGACCCACAATTGGACTCATTCGCTGCATTGCCATTCCATTCACAATTCACAATTCACAAAGCCATCTGAAGTAATAACCCGAAAAGCCGCGTATATACCCACGGTATGGTTGCCCATTCACTTGCAATGGCCAGGTTGTCGGCATCGTGATCGGACAATCAATTTAGCTGCATTCGTCGTAGTTCTGCGAATCGAGTGATTCACTCGGGTGTATATAGCATGTAGTATTATGTGGTTCACATCATTCATGCGAATGCAGCTCTAGTTTTTGCGCTCTCCCACGCCATCGTAGTATCTGAATGTGTCTGACTTTGAGTCACTCGCCGGCTGTAACGGGTTTCTTGCACAGCGAGAAAATATTGCTACTTCGCTGTAGCTAAATTTGTAAGACAAACAAAAATCTtcaatcccaagcattcgtTATTGGAAAGTCCCTACATTATACGCTGTGATTGAAGTTTTCTGACATCCAGATCGCTTTCGCCCAGTGCAGCGCCCAATCATTTCGCAATTATTGATTTTGCCAGTGCAAATAGATTGGCAAGCTGTGATTCCTGAGCCGCGTGTTTTGTGTGTGCGCACAATATTTGAACGGACGACGCCTTTTCTtggtaatttaaaacattttgtgTGCACAGTTTGTTAAGATTCGTAAACAAATCACGTCAAACAACAATGCGCAAGCGCAGCTGCGTCGGCACGCAGCTTTTTTGAATTTCGCGCCGTCGCCAAAGCATGCAATACACATGCAcacggatacggatacagatacagatgcagatacggatcgagtatatatatatgctataTGGCACATATCGAGAGATGTCGGTTGCGTTGGCGTCGCCTCGCATTTTGACCGTTTCTTTTTGAACACATTGGCTGGCATTCATTAAAGATATGGCGACAAGGATAGGGGTAATCGGGGCATATTCAATTATTGGTCGTTTGGTGCATAGCATACAGTTATAGAGTTAcgttttatataatatttaaggaTTGCAGTTTGATTCTATGCCACTGCTCATTTCAGAATTGCATCTCTGATATATACTGCTTACCAAAATAAGTTCAAgaatgtattattattttccttaCATTCGAGGGTATCTTTGGTGCGTTGCTGGGCCTTTTCATTTGTGGCCTCTGTGTTCCATTTCGCATTCATTAGCTGTATTCGCACTCTTTCCGTCTCTCCCATGTCCGCATTCATTTTGCATGCatcgttttttatttatttcactctgttattttgttatttttgctcTGCCGATCGGAGACTGCGCCAATGCCGGCCGGCTTTTTTAACCGACTGAGTCACTGCAGGTTTTTGAACTTGCTAAACGCTGCGCAGTCGCATTCAGCGCGCTCTTTTCCTGGCTTCTatgtttttgcattttaattgttttattttggtCCTTTTCTTTTGCGCTTTCtgttgttttgtgtgttttgttggATTTTTTGCATTTATGTAGAAATTTCTTGATTGTTTCAGAGGTTACAAGTTTCGCAGTACAGTACTCAGTCGATAGAGTGGAAAATAGCTAAATAGTTAGCTCTATCGATTTGTATATTGCATTATTGTAACAGTAAACTGTTTTCTATAGGCACGTATTTCCAgtgaatattatttattacgcatacgcagtgtgTACGCCCAACCAATTCATTATTATTGGTTATTTGAcagtatattattattaatattatttaataatatataaatataatatatattttttaataatattaaatattcgACTATACTGTTCGGTTTATCCACCGTACTTCCTTAAAATTATCTGCGACATTGTCTCTTTAATTTTCGATGCGCTCAGCTTtgattcaaaaaaaaaaaaaaataaataaataaaaaaaaaattgatcgCCTTTTAATTGCACAAATGAGTTTGTCTGTTGAATATGGCTCCCCCCGGTTTCCTCGGAATCCCCGCAGTCCgttgaaatgcaaatgacGACATGATTAGCGCCAAAGGGGGGCAAAACCGATCTCCAATCTCCGGAGATCGCTCAGAGCCATCATAAAAACCTGGCAACGGGGTCCCGCAActggcaattaattaaaatgcataaattattaTCCATTCGCCGAGTTCGCAGCTCTTTTCCGCTCTTTTTTAATGGCGCCGGTATATTAGCATTCTGCCCCCGAGATTGACGCCTCCCGGCGCCCAAAAGTAGGCCACATTTATTTGGCCATGTCCTTGAGTCGCTCCCGGAAATATTTCCCACTTCTTAGCAACTGGTTTGGATACGATTTTGAATATTATTTGAGAGGCGGTAGAACAAAACCCAATTACTCATGCATCTTTGTATTTAATTGTATATATTAAGAGCACGTCCATCTTAACTCAAGTCTTTTATTCAGttccttttatttatttatttatttttttgggttttgaaTGGGGATCAGCTCATTTGGCTCATTTGGGGCTCGCCGCTGACGTTGTAAATTGAAGCTAAAATGTTATCCCCAGCTGGATCTCTCTGGATCTTTGGATGATGGAGGTCGAGTGCTGGCGCTGGAGACAAAAGGGGCAGACAAAAGAGATGGAGACACTTAAGTTTTTTGGTCGTGCTGCGAATGTGACAAAACaattaatgtttatttttgcattttaatttgccAACATTAATTGCAAGTTTATTGAGCGGAAAGCCAACGAACCTAACCGCTGGCCTTGGATGCGGATAGGTTATCTTCTGGGAGGTCTAGTGGTCTTCATTTCGCCGAAAGGGTCATGGTCATCAGCAGGACAAACATGGAGTGGGCCAGCAGGGTGAACTCGGCACCTAGTCCCTTCCAGTAGTAGTCGAGGAAAGCGGAAGCGTAGCGAGCTCCAAAAGCGATGGCAGCCATGGCGCCGTACATGTTGTTGGACTCGTTGACGCCCAGAAAGAGCAGGGACACAACGTTGCCCACCAGTGTGAGTTCCTTCAGGGTCTCCGTGGAGGTGTCCTCGGTGTCACGCACCTTGGCCAACATATCGTAGAATAATGGCACCACAAAACAGGAGTGTGCCAACGCCAAGCCCGGGTTGGTGGACTTCAGATAGAGCTCGACATTGGTCAGGGGCAGCGGCACTATCTCCATGATGCCCGACGTAATCAGTCGCACCCGATTGCACTCGTCATCGTCGTTGCTCGCCGCCCGCACCATCCCCAAAATTCCGTGGACCAGGCTCAAGGCCGCTGTTGCATAGCCATAGGGCGTTTCAATTGGGTGAAGGGTGTACATCGCATAGCCGGAACTGACCACCAACAGGCTGTTAAACAACGCGTCCATGACCAGCATCTCtagttttcagtttcagtGCCTTTCAATCGGATACTCTTCAACTGACCCTTCTGACATAGCTTGTCCCCTCTGATTTTCGATTTTCGAGAGCGACGAAACGAACGAAAAATTTTGAGCTAGTCAACTCGCCTTTAGCCCATTTGACAGAAGAGGCAAAGCTAACCTTACAAACTGTCATGTGGGTTTTCGCTAAGAACTAAAGAAACTGCTTGAAATCGCGATATTCTTGACCAAATGATATGCTTCAACAAGATCTTTTTTGAGTAATAAGCTTTAATGGCCAGATcaagtacatatatatatatatatatatatattggtcTAGTCGGAGCTCTTGCTCGTCTTCAATGGGCTCGCTGGGATGCGATGAACCAGACCGGTCAACTTCTCATCTGGCTGAGCACAGAGCAGCGAGCACCTCCTAGCCCAGTGTCCCCGTTGATTTATGGCATCAAGGGTGGGCAGCTTAATCCGCTCGCATCCACCTGCGATCCACCTGCCGGCGGCAGATGGCTCAAAGTCTCGTGACTCGGAGCCCAAAGTCCAGAGACTTAAGACCCTAGACGATTGAAGACGGACCGGGGACCACAACCACAAGCTcgctttaattattaatttaaatcgCACCGTTTATATGATAAAGACACTGGGACGTGCCGCTGAGCATTAGTGCATGTTGCAAGTGAAGTGGCAAGTGCACCAGCGCGGCCAGGAGCGGATCAGGGGCCAAGTTCCAGGTTCTACAGGAAAATACAGCAATCAGTTTGTTAGTTCAGTTGCGACTTTTACCTTTGCTTGTGGTTTAATTCTATTTATATTGATTTCCTTTAATCATAACTCTTGAGAATTAAGTAGTTTTGAAGATATCAGATGCCCGATCCTCTGAACCGCTCCTCATTTCAACTACACTGAGTGGCGTGACAAAAGTTGTTGCTCGAGTGCCTCCCCCTTTGCAAAACCCGCCGCTGACCCCGGCTCCGCCCCTTTTTGGGCCCCCACCCCTGCTCGCACAGacaatatatgtacatatgtatatgtgtacgtatgtatatgACCAGCATGAAGTCTGCAGGCGAGCTCTGCAAGcgtaaaaatataaaaagtgCCGCAAGTGCAACAagtaaaatatgaaaatacgAAACAAAAAAAGCCAGAAGTGCAAGTGCAGGCAACTCGGCTCAGACACTCAATTCATAATTAATCAGGCTCTTCTTTCCACTTTCTGTGGCGAGCTTAACACTTCCCTTGGccacactgagcgaaaaagtGTGCAGTGTTGTATAGAGCCTTTTAAAACTGGCATACAACTTAAAGTGCAAAGCTTTCGTTACGAATACTGCTCCATGTTGGGAATGTGTTCCCCCAATTAGAGCCCCGTTTTCTAGCAGTGCAGAGACAACCCTCGACCCTCGACGGAGTTTCCTGACTGTGCGCCAAGGTTGAGCGAGCATTCGTGATCCGGATCTGGCGGGGAATAGACCGTACCATAAGCAGGCCAGACCATCGCGAAGACGCTCTCCGCAGACTGCAGCTGGCTTTGAGCCCGACTTTTTGGGATCCGTTCTGGGCCAGTTTACTCTTCACTTGCGGACTTTTTTTGTGGCTCGTGTGGCAGCAAAGGCCTattgatttatggccaactCGGCGCCCCAGCTAATCAGCGGCATTTGCATGCAGATCGCAAGTgagtttttggccaaaatgtttAATGAGGAACGCACcgaagacaaaaaaaaaaacctgcGTGGCCAAATATTTTCCGGCtaacaaaaccaaaccaaattGAAACgggccaaacaaaaaaatcgaCAAATGCAAATCAATAGTGACGTCGAGTAGTGAATACTCTTCTATTTGTGCTGAAAATATCATTAATATTGTTTTAATTCGGTGAAAAGGGAGATTTAGGCAATATAATCATTAACATGCACAAAAACCAGTGAAAATTCGTAGGTATTACTTGTAAATTGGTGATTGGCGTAGCACAGATACTCCTTATTATTAGGGTATCTGCAAAGGAGACGCCTCGACCAAATTGATCGGGGCAGTCCAAAAAAAGTGCGTGAGCGATGCGCAAATATTTGGCCGGAGTTTTGGAagtgaaataaatgaaatgagcTGCGTTTGGGGCTCTCGAGCTGCTTGAAATGCGCACCAGAAACCCTACGCActtcataaattatttaacagCTGCCCTGGCCAATTTCTGGGGGGCTTTCGAGGGGCTTCCATGTGGGTTTCGTTGGCGGTTCGAGGGGTTTTCGAGGGGCGGCGGCCAGCGGAAGGGGACcaattttaattgccggcTACACGACAATGACAACACACCATCGCACGCACTTTTTGGAGGCCGATCGAGCCAGA
The Drosophila mauritiana strain mau12 chromosome X, ASM438214v1, whole genome shotgun sequence DNA segment above includes these coding regions:
- the LOC117148768 gene encoding uncharacterized protein LOC117148768, with translation MLVMDALFNSLLVVSSGYAMYTLHPIETPYGYATAALSLVHGILGMVRAASNDDDECNRVRLITSGIMEIVPLPLTNVELYLKSTNPGLALAHSCFVVPLFYDMLAKVRDTEDTSTETLKELTLVGNVVSLLFLGVNESNNMYGAMAAIAFGARYASAFLDYYWKGLGAEFTLLAHSMFVLLMTMTLSAK